The following are from one region of the Leucobacter sp. Psy1 genome:
- a CDS encoding ABC transporter substrate-binding protein — MTPEEPARNPDPRGERAAIARRAPLTATRRAVLGGGLGLGLMTLLTACGGRAVAGPQIQVEGPPQEGGAISIGFVGGGASDTLDGAVATNLGDIARAVNLYSTLLTFDHEYELQPMLATSATPNDDATVWTVELRDGVKFSDGRELTPRDVIASFERIVDPEDPKSGAAAFAHLDAVVETGPRTVEFRLSRSDTAMDQQFAMYNCIIVPADFDLAKPVGTGPFMLESFTAAQSTVLRRNPHYWGDDGPYLDEVTLLNFNDTDALINALLSNQVDAVAQIPPALVEVLEADERINILDSETGAYLPFTMRVDREPFDDARVREAFRLAVDREGMVEQVLSGRGTVGNDMYAVFDAAYPADLPQRTQDIVAARQLLAEAGYPDGVDVELVTAPIQSGVVEAAQVFAEQVAEAGIRVKINRMDLTAYWTDYLNYDFSQTFWYTRSFLPQTLAGMLPDAPFNETGWDDPEFIALIEEARAETDDARRDELTRSAQEILYDRGGLIVWGFANQIDAYQSYLGGLVPDRSGLPLSGFKLHEVWIGDVA; from the coding sequence ATGACTCCAGAAGAACCAGCGAGAAACCCGGACCCCCGAGGGGAGCGTGCGGCCATCGCGCGACGCGCGCCGCTCACCGCGACGCGGCGGGCGGTGCTCGGCGGGGGCCTCGGTCTCGGCCTTATGACGCTCCTCACGGCATGCGGTGGTCGCGCCGTCGCCGGCCCGCAAATCCAGGTGGAGGGGCCGCCGCAGGAGGGCGGGGCGATCAGCATCGGCTTCGTCGGCGGCGGTGCCTCGGATACGCTCGACGGTGCCGTAGCGACGAACCTCGGCGACATCGCCAGGGCCGTGAACCTCTACAGCACCCTGCTCACCTTCGACCACGAGTACGAGCTGCAGCCGATGCTCGCGACCTCGGCCACGCCGAACGACGACGCGACCGTATGGACGGTCGAGCTGCGGGACGGCGTCAAGTTCAGCGACGGGCGCGAGCTCACGCCGCGCGACGTGATCGCGAGCTTCGAGCGCATTGTCGATCCCGAGGATCCGAAGTCCGGTGCCGCGGCGTTCGCCCACCTGGACGCCGTTGTCGAGACCGGACCCCGCACGGTGGAGTTCCGTCTGTCGCGGTCCGATACGGCGATGGATCAGCAGTTCGCCATGTACAACTGCATCATCGTGCCAGCCGACTTCGACCTGGCGAAGCCGGTCGGCACCGGCCCATTCATGCTCGAGAGCTTCACCGCTGCGCAGTCGACCGTGCTGCGACGCAATCCGCACTACTGGGGAGACGACGGTCCGTATCTCGACGAGGTCACCCTGCTCAACTTCAACGACACCGACGCGCTCATCAACGCGCTCCTGTCGAACCAGGTCGACGCCGTCGCGCAGATCCCCCCGGCCCTCGTCGAGGTGCTCGAGGCGGACGAGCGCATCAACATCCTCGACTCCGAGACGGGCGCGTACCTGCCGTTCACCATGCGGGTGGACCGGGAGCCGTTCGACGATGCCCGGGTGCGCGAAGCGTTCCGGCTCGCCGTGGACCGGGAGGGTATGGTCGAGCAGGTGCTCTCGGGGCGGGGCACCGTCGGCAACGACATGTACGCCGTGTTCGACGCCGCGTACCCCGCGGACCTGCCGCAGCGCACTCAAGACATCGTTGCAGCGCGGCAGCTGCTCGCCGAGGCGGGCTACCCCGACGGCGTCGACGTCGAACTCGTCACCGCACCGATCCAGTCAGGTGTGGTCGAGGCCGCACAGGTGTTCGCCGAGCAGGTCGCCGAGGCCGGGATCCGGGTCAAGATCAACCGGATGGACCTCACGGCCTACTGGACGGACTATCTGAACTACGACTTCTCGCAGACGTTCTGGTACACCCGGAGCTTCCTGCCGCAGACGCTCGCGGGCATGCTGCCCGACGCGCCGTTCAACGAGACCGGCTGGGACGACCCCGAGTTCATCGCGCTCATCGAGGAGGCACGTGCCGAAACGGACGACGCGCGTCGCGACGAGCTCACGCGGAGCGCCCAGGAGATCCTCTACGACCGCGGCGGACTGATCGTCTGGGGATTCGCGAATCAGATCGACGCGTACCAGAGCTACCTCGGCGGTCTCGTCCCTGATCGCAGCGGACTCCCGCTCTCGGGTTTCAAACTGCACGAGGTGTGGATCGGAGACGTCGCATGA
- a CDS encoding Bcr/CflA family efflux MFS transporter, with amino-acid sequence MTRRIPGEGSAGRIPPGLMLALGYVSMAASLSTDMYPPAFPGIAEHFSVGPSAVQLTLTAFMAGAAMGQLLIGSLSDALGRRRSLIAGLAVFAACAILAVLSPTLEFLITVRALQGFAGASGAVLARAVIADLAAPRETVRAYSLLFVMIALGPAIASPLGALLTEFGGWRATLTGLAVLGSGMFLVAALRIPESLPAEARRPFSASSLTLGARSLLGRMSYLGHAVAFAAGYGVLIVYIASSSFIVQSMFGLGPVGYALTFTFSSAAVMLGSWLSGQASMRWSSVAALRIGQLLALGASGLLLISALVGALSFSLYLLLIGCFALGAGFVMSTASALAIGQAAGIAGTGSALIGFGQFVTGAMAAPLGGLAGEGTAVPAAAGMTAFALIGLLGGLAGAAALRRTTRSG; translated from the coding sequence GTGACCCGGCGCATCCCCGGGGAGGGATCCGCCGGGAGGATCCCTCCCGGTCTCATGCTCGCGCTCGGCTATGTGTCGATGGCCGCCTCGCTCTCGACGGACATGTATCCGCCGGCGTTCCCGGGGATTGCCGAGCATTTCTCGGTGGGACCGTCGGCCGTGCAACTGACGCTCACGGCGTTCATGGCCGGAGCCGCAATGGGGCAGCTCCTGATCGGGTCGCTTTCTGACGCTCTCGGACGCAGACGGTCGCTCATCGCCGGGCTTGCGGTGTTCGCCGCGTGCGCGATCCTGGCGGTGCTCAGCCCGACGCTGGAGTTCCTGATCACCGTGCGCGCGCTGCAGGGGTTCGCAGGGGCGTCGGGCGCGGTGCTCGCCCGTGCCGTGATCGCCGATCTTGCGGCGCCCCGCGAAACCGTACGCGCCTACAGCCTCCTGTTCGTGATGATCGCGCTCGGTCCCGCGATCGCGAGCCCTCTCGGCGCGCTGCTCACCGAGTTCGGCGGGTGGCGCGCCACGCTGACCGGGCTCGCCGTTCTGGGATCCGGGATGTTCCTCGTCGCTGCACTCCGCATTCCCGAGAGCTTGCCTGCCGAGGCGAGACGTCCGTTCTCGGCGTCGTCGCTGACCCTGGGCGCCCGGTCGCTGCTCGGCCGCATGAGCTACCTCGGTCACGCTGTCGCGTTCGCCGCGGGGTACGGCGTGCTCATCGTCTACATCGCGTCGTCGTCGTTCATCGTGCAATCGATGTTCGGGCTCGGACCGGTGGGCTACGCGCTGACCTTCACCTTCAGTTCCGCGGCGGTCATGCTCGGGTCCTGGCTCAGCGGACAGGCGTCAATGCGGTGGAGCAGTGTCGCCGCCCTGCGTATCGGTCAACTGCTCGCCCTGGGAGCGTCAGGGCTGCTGCTCATCAGCGCGCTTGTCGGTGCGCTCTCATTCTCGCTCTACTTGCTCCTCATCGGCTGCTTCGCACTCGGAGCCGGCTTCGTGATGTCGACGGCATCCGCACTCGCGATCGGTCAGGCCGCGGGCATCGCCGGGACGGGGTCTGCGCTCATCGGGTTCGGGCAGTTCGTCACTGGCGCCATGGCGGCGCCGCTCGGAGGGCTCGCGGGGGAAGGCACCGCGGTTCCCGCCGCAGCGGGGATGACGGCGTTCGCACTGATCGGGTTGCTGGGAGGGCTTGCGGGCGCAGCCGCCTTGCGCCGCACCACTCGCTCGGGGTGA
- a CDS encoding acyl-CoA dehydrogenase family protein — protein MSSPTKPLRAPEFGPEGAFGIDPFGYARAHLSSAAVTALEQLHEVLERDVAPLVNDAWDSATMPAGILDALAPLDLMAPQGVSAEEAASTMFSGFRNFVLARTDVSVATVYNAQSGLFRSTVRMGGSAEQVADLDPRIRSFDYRGVFALTEPDHGSDIAGGLATTATRNGDSWVIDGAKRWIGGATSADGLAVFARDTADGEIKCFLIPRETPGVSQEVIGGKISLRPMQNSHITLDGVRVPESSRLQKINSWRDVAAIMRPLRSDVAWIAAGLQAGALEGAVRYVREREQFGRPLASFQLIQEKLARILGNLTASLGMVTGLSAAQDRGVLSDASSSLAKMWTSLHARESAALARELVGGNGIVVDYDVARFFADAEAVYSYEGTHEVTSLIVGRALTGVSAFV, from the coding sequence ATGTCATCGCCGACGAAGCCGCTGCGCGCGCCGGAGTTCGGACCGGAGGGCGCCTTCGGCATCGATCCGTTCGGCTACGCACGCGCGCACCTCAGCTCCGCCGCTGTCACGGCCCTCGAGCAGTTGCACGAGGTACTCGAGCGCGACGTCGCACCGCTGGTGAACGATGCCTGGGATTCCGCGACGATGCCCGCCGGCATCCTCGATGCGCTCGCCCCGCTCGACCTGATGGCGCCTCAGGGCGTCAGCGCCGAAGAAGCGGCGTCGACGATGTTCAGCGGGTTCCGGAACTTCGTGCTGGCCCGCACCGATGTCTCCGTCGCGACCGTGTACAACGCCCAGTCCGGTCTCTTCCGTTCGACGGTGCGCATGGGCGGTTCCGCTGAGCAAGTCGCCGACCTCGACCCGAGGATTCGCAGCTTCGACTACCGCGGCGTGTTCGCGCTCACGGAGCCCGACCACGGCTCCGACATCGCGGGCGGTCTCGCCACCACAGCGACCCGCAACGGCGATTCCTGGGTCATCGACGGCGCCAAGCGCTGGATCGGCGGGGCGACCTCCGCCGACGGTCTGGCTGTCTTCGCCCGCGATACCGCGGATGGAGAGATCAAGTGCTTCCTCATACCGCGAGAGACGCCCGGGGTGAGTCAGGAGGTCATCGGCGGCAAGATCTCGCTCCGACCGATGCAGAACTCGCACATCACGCTCGACGGGGTGCGCGTGCCCGAATCCTCCCGCCTGCAGAAGATCAACTCCTGGAGGGACGTCGCCGCCATCATGCGCCCCCTCCGGTCGGACGTCGCCTGGATCGCCGCGGGCCTGCAGGCCGGCGCACTCGAGGGCGCCGTCCGGTACGTCCGAGAACGAGAGCAGTTCGGCCGGCCGCTGGCGAGCTTCCAGCTCATCCAGGAGAAACTGGCGCGAATCCTCGGCAATCTCACCGCCTCTCTCGGCATGGTGACGGGGCTGTCCGCGGCGCAGGACCGCGGAGTGCTCAGCGATGCGAGCTCATCGCTCGCGAAAATGTGGACCTCGCTCCACGCTCGGGAGTCGGCAGCGCTCGCCCGCGAACTCGTCGGAGGCAACGGCATCGTGGTGGACTATGACGTCGCCCGCTTCTTCGCCGATGCCGAGGCCGTGTACTCCTACGAGGGCACGCACGAGGTCACCTCGCTCATCGTGGGACGCGCCCTGACGGGCGTGTCCGCGTTCGTGTGA
- a CDS encoding ABC transporter permease: protein MIFRLIVQRLTVSILILLAISLIIFFATTLLPGDPAKAILGQQATPERLEALRAQMQLNDPPWVRYGAWLAGLVTGDLGVSVASGQSVASLLGDRLSASVFLMAAAAIISIPAGILLGIWSALRRGRAADTAVTGVSLVLAALPEFVIGIALVATFSTTVFQLLPAVTMAPPGTRVWDFPSQLILPTLVLVLVVTPYIARMMRATMLEVLESGYVEMARLKGVPERRVILRHALPHAIGPVAQVAAIQLAWLAGGVVVVEFLFRFPGVGQALIDAVNYRDVQVVQAITMLVAVVYIVVNLLADVVGILANPKLRTGGVE, encoded by the coding sequence ATGATCTTCAGGCTCATCGTCCAACGACTGACCGTCAGCATCCTCATCCTGCTGGCGATCTCGCTCATCATCTTCTTCGCCACCACCCTGCTGCCAGGCGATCCCGCAAAGGCGATTCTCGGCCAGCAGGCCACCCCCGAGCGGCTTGAGGCGCTGCGCGCGCAGATGCAGCTGAACGATCCGCCTTGGGTGCGGTACGGGGCCTGGCTCGCCGGTCTCGTGACGGGGGACCTCGGCGTCTCGGTAGCTTCGGGCCAGTCGGTCGCCTCGCTCCTCGGCGATCGGTTGAGCGCCTCGGTGTTCTTGATGGCCGCCGCCGCGATCATCAGCATCCCCGCCGGGATCCTTCTCGGCATCTGGTCGGCGCTCCGCCGTGGGCGCGCCGCCGACACAGCGGTCACCGGCGTCTCGCTCGTGCTGGCGGCACTGCCCGAGTTCGTGATCGGTATCGCGCTCGTGGCGACGTTCTCCACGACGGTGTTCCAACTGCTCCCCGCCGTCACGATGGCGCCGCCCGGCACGAGAGTGTGGGACTTCCCGAGCCAGCTCATCCTGCCGACGCTGGTCCTCGTCCTCGTGGTGACGCCGTACATCGCCCGCATGATGAGGGCGACCATGCTCGAAGTGCTCGAATCGGGGTACGTCGAGATGGCGAGGCTCAAGGGCGTGCCCGAGCGGCGGGTGATTCTGCGCCATGCGCTGCCGCACGCGATCGGGCCCGTGGCGCAGGTTGCGGCGATCCAGCTCGCGTGGCTCGCCGGAGGCGTCGTCGTAGTCGAGTTCCTCTTCCGTTTCCCTGGCGTCGGGCAGGCGCTCATCGATGCGGTGAACTACCGAGACGTGCAGGTCGTGCAGGCGATCACGATGCTCGTGGCGGTCGTCTACATCGTGGTGAATCTGCTGGCCGATGTCGTCGGGATCCTGGCCAATCCGAAGCTGCGCACCGGAGGTGTCGAGTGA
- a CDS encoding amidohydrolase family protein has translation MTRYEPAIDVASITAIDVHVHIEMDAHGHNSLPDDLAAAAAKYFSTGGLQPRLDAVAEYYRERNTAAVVFTVDATTNLGHAPISSAEIAAGAAANNDVLIPFGSVDPNLPDAVDRVQRLIEESGVRGFKFHPTVQRFDPSDERFSPLYEVLERAGVVALFHTGQTGIGAGMKGGRGLRLGLSNPMLLDSVAADFGDLQIIMAHPSVPWQDEAISVATHKHNTWIDLSGWSPKYFPPQLVRNAGTLLKDRVLFGSDFPMLSPDRWLRDIELTDLKPEALPGIVKHNAVRLLGLDG, from the coding sequence ATGACCCGCTACGAACCCGCCATCGACGTCGCATCGATCACGGCGATCGACGTGCACGTCCACATCGAGATGGACGCTCACGGACACAACTCGCTGCCAGACGACCTCGCCGCGGCCGCCGCGAAGTACTTCAGCACGGGGGGTCTCCAGCCCCGACTGGACGCCGTCGCCGAGTACTACCGGGAACGCAACACGGCCGCGGTCGTGTTCACGGTCGACGCGACGACGAATCTCGGGCACGCACCGATCTCGAGCGCCGAGATCGCGGCAGGGGCCGCTGCGAACAACGACGTGCTGATCCCGTTCGGGTCGGTCGATCCGAACCTCCCAGACGCCGTGGACCGGGTCCAACGCCTCATCGAGGAGAGCGGCGTTCGCGGCTTCAAGTTCCACCCGACCGTGCAGCGCTTCGACCCGAGCGACGAGCGATTCTCCCCCCTCTACGAGGTCCTGGAGCGGGCGGGCGTCGTCGCGCTCTTCCACACGGGTCAAACGGGGATCGGTGCGGGCATGAAGGGGGGACGCGGCCTCCGTCTCGGGCTCTCCAACCCGATGCTCCTCGACAGCGTGGCCGCCGACTTCGGCGATCTGCAGATCATCATGGCGCACCCGTCCGTGCCCTGGCAGGACGAGGCGATCTCGGTGGCCACCCACAAGCACAACACCTGGATCGACCTGTCGGGCTGGAGCCCCAAGTACTTCCCGCCGCAGCTCGTGCGGAATGCGGGAACACTGCTGAAGGATCGAGTGCTCTTCGGCTCCGACTTCCCGATGCTCTCGCCCGACCGATGGCTCCGCGACATCGAGCTGACGGATCTGAAGCCCGAAGCCCTCCCCGGCATCGTGAAGCACAACGCCGTCAGGCTGCTCGGTCTCGACGGCTGA
- a CDS encoding SDR family NAD(P)-dependent oxidoreductase codes for MSLAGKVAIVTGSGRGLGLAYAQELARQGAAVVINDVDENTAADAVASIEAAGGTATAVVAPVGPTETAKQLVDAAFAEFGRLDILVTNAGVLRDTVLWKMSDDDFDTVINVHLRGTFTCVREAATRMREQGEGGRIICIGSPTGQRGNFGQTNYAAAKAGIVGMVRTWALELKRAGITANAVIPVAATAMTATVPYFHAAMEADAQGEAMPDFFRHTLGFGTAADVAPLIAYLASDDASGVTGQAVGIGGDRLQLWSHPEPVATEYHEGGWTPEALAEKFPSTIGEQAQSVGEQFPPLPEELQPPQA; via the coding sequence ATGTCACTCGCCGGCAAAGTCGCCATCGTCACGGGATCGGGCCGGGGCCTCGGGCTCGCATACGCGCAGGAGCTCGCCCGCCAGGGAGCCGCGGTCGTCATCAATGATGTCGACGAGAACACCGCCGCCGATGCGGTCGCGAGCATCGAGGCGGCCGGTGGCACAGCGACAGCAGTGGTCGCTCCCGTGGGCCCCACCGAGACGGCGAAGCAGCTCGTCGATGCGGCCTTCGCCGAATTCGGGCGCCTCGACATCCTCGTCACCAACGCCGGGGTCCTGCGCGACACGGTCCTCTGGAAGATGAGCGATGACGATTTCGACACCGTGATCAACGTCCACCTGCGCGGCACGTTCACCTGCGTGCGCGAGGCCGCCACGCGGATGCGCGAGCAGGGCGAGGGCGGCCGCATCATCTGCATCGGTTCCCCCACCGGGCAGCGCGGCAACTTCGGCCAGACCAACTACGCCGCGGCGAAGGCCGGCATCGTGGGAATGGTGCGCACCTGGGCACTGGAGCTGAAGCGGGCCGGCATCACCGCGAACGCCGTGATCCCGGTCGCGGCCACCGCTATGACTGCGACGGTGCCCTACTTCCACGCTGCGATGGAGGCCGACGCTCAGGGCGAGGCGATGCCGGACTTCTTCCGCCACACGCTCGGGTTCGGAACCGCTGCCGACGTCGCCCCCCTGATCGCCTACCTCGCCTCGGACGACGCGTCAGGCGTCACAGGCCAGGCAGTGGGCATCGGCGGCGATCGCCTGCAGCTCTGGTCGCACCCCGAGCCCGTGGCCACCGAATATCACGAGGGCGGCTGGACCCCGGAGGCGCTCGCCGAGAAGTTCCCCTCGACGATCGGCGAGCAGGCGCAGTCGGTCGGCGAGCAGTTCCCCCCACTGCCCGAAGAACTGCAGCCCCCGCAGGCCTGA